Proteins co-encoded in one Stenotrophomonas maltophilia genomic window:
- a CDS encoding ABC transporter ATP-binding protein — MNNPQTTTMHASPDAAIEVVGVTKDYPVYANPRERLLSLLKPSGDRASRTFRALDGINLVVPKGETVGIIGRNGAGKSTLLQILCGTVRPTSGSVSIRGRFAALLELGAGFNPDFSGRDNVYLSASLLGLSRKEVDDKLQSIIDFADIGDFFDRPVKTYSSGMYVRLAFSVAIHTEPDVLIIDEALSVGDIRFQMKCLARIEQIRARGATILFVSHSLEQVKRFCQTALWLEGGKVKLHGEASFVADRFRDYELGKELAVAQDAEVRQAPAPGSIPAHLETVALSTDMLAPFEPLTVDISYTVGDETVDGLLLGVAIKGMDGLHIFGPNTYLERVVIPTSRGSHRVSYCIPSMTLLTGSYRVDVGLFTDKGLVCLDYLSEASVFTVAAPYFSEGVVYIPHEWKVHDPDAA, encoded by the coding sequence ATGAACAACCCGCAGACCACCACGATGCATGCCTCACCCGACGCGGCCATCGAAGTGGTGGGCGTGACCAAGGACTATCCGGTCTACGCCAACCCGCGCGAGCGCCTGCTGTCGCTGCTCAAGCCTTCCGGTGACCGCGCCAGCCGCACCTTCCGTGCGCTGGATGGCATCAACCTGGTCGTGCCGAAGGGCGAAACGGTTGGCATCATCGGGCGCAACGGCGCCGGCAAATCGACCCTGCTGCAAATCCTGTGCGGCACGGTGCGCCCGACCTCCGGCTCGGTCAGCATCCGCGGGCGCTTTGCCGCCCTGCTCGAACTGGGGGCCGGCTTCAATCCGGATTTCTCCGGCCGCGACAACGTGTACCTGAGCGCCTCGCTGCTGGGCCTGAGCCGCAAGGAAGTGGACGACAAGCTGCAGTCGATCATCGACTTCGCCGATATCGGCGATTTCTTCGACCGGCCGGTCAAGACCTATTCCAGCGGCATGTACGTGCGCCTGGCGTTCTCGGTGGCCATCCACACCGAACCGGATGTGCTGATCATCGACGAAGCGCTGTCGGTGGGTGACATCCGCTTCCAGATGAAGTGCCTTGCGCGCATCGAACAGATCCGCGCACGCGGCGCCACCATCCTGTTCGTGTCGCATTCGCTCGAGCAGGTCAAGCGCTTCTGCCAGACCGCGCTGTGGCTCGAAGGTGGCAAGGTCAAGCTGCACGGTGAAGCCAGCTTCGTGGCCGACCGTTTCCGCGACTACGAACTGGGCAAGGAGCTGGCCGTGGCGCAGGACGCTGAAGTGCGCCAGGCGCCCGCCCCGGGCAGCATTCCCGCACATCTTGAAACGGTTGCACTGAGCACCGACATGCTGGCGCCGTTCGAGCCGCTGACGGTGGATATCAGCTATACCGTTGGCGATGAGACGGTCGATGGCCTGCTGCTTGGCGTAGCGATCAAGGGCATGGACGGCCTGCATATCTTTGGCCCCAACACCTATCTTGAGCGGGTGGTGATTCCCACCTCGCGCGGCTCGCATCGCGTCAGCTACTGCATCCCGTCGATGACCCTGCTGACCGGCAGCTACCGCGTTGATGTGGGACTGTTCACCGACAAGGGCCTGGTCTGCCTGGACTACCTGTCCGAAGCCAGTGTCTTCACCGTGGCTGCGCCCTACTTCAGTGAGGGCGTGGTCTATATCCCGCATGAGTGGAAGGTCCATGACCCCGACGCTGCTTGA
- a CDS encoding ABC transporter permease — translation MQKHANLLFLFRQLLGRELAARYRTTTLGVLWLVLQPLLMLCVYTLVFSGVFKARWAGAESTGDFALMLFAGLVPFTLLSEVLITAPGIIAGQPNFVKKVVFPLPVLSIVKVAAALTTAGIGLTILLVAQTWQSGLPSAWALASPLILLEMTPMLLAIAWSLSALGVYLRDISQFVGILSSVLLFLSPIFFPAHAMPEAARGLVFFNPLVTPIEQLRAVTVQNSAPDLAALLPHFLLSVVAAMLAYALFRRLSRGFSDVL, via the coding sequence ATGCAGAAGCACGCCAATCTCCTGTTCCTGTTCCGCCAGCTGCTGGGGCGTGAGTTGGCAGCACGGTACCGCACCACCACGCTGGGTGTTCTGTGGCTGGTGCTGCAACCGTTGCTGATGTTGTGCGTGTACACGCTGGTGTTCAGTGGTGTGTTCAAGGCGCGATGGGCGGGGGCCGAATCCACCGGCGACTTCGCCCTGATGCTGTTTGCGGGCCTGGTGCCATTCACGCTGCTGTCCGAAGTGCTGATCACCGCACCGGGGATCATCGCCGGCCAGCCCAACTTCGTGAAGAAGGTGGTCTTCCCGCTGCCGGTGCTGTCGATCGTGAAGGTGGCCGCAGCGCTGACCACCGCCGGCATCGGCCTGACCATCCTGCTGGTCGCGCAGACCTGGCAGTCGGGGCTGCCGTCGGCGTGGGCGCTGGCTTCGCCGCTGATCCTGCTGGAAATGACCCCCATGCTGCTTGCGATCGCCTGGTCGCTGTCGGCGCTGGGAGTCTATCTGCGTGACATCAGCCAGTTCGTCGGCATCCTCAGCAGCGTGCTGCTGTTCCTCAGCCCGATCTTCTTCCCGGCGCATGCAATGCCCGAGGCGGCGCGGGGCCTGGTGTTCTTCAACCCGCTGGTCACGCCCATCGAACAGCTGCGCGCGGTGACGGTGCAGAACTCGGCGCCGGATCTGGCCGCGCTGTTGCCGCACTTCCTGCTTTCCGTGGTGGCGGCGATGCTGGCCTACGCGCTCTTCCGTCGCCTCTCGCGCGGCTTCTCGGACGTCCTATGA
- a CDS encoding cystathionine gamma-synthase: MSNATSQDRALALATLAIHGGQSPDPSTGAVMPPIYATSTYAQSSPGEHQGFEYSRTHNPTRFAYERCVASLEGGTRGFAFASGMAASSTVIELLDAGSHVVAMDDIYGGSFRLFERVRRRTAGLDFSFVDLTDLAAFEAAITPKTKMVWIETPTNPMLKIVDIAAVTAIAKRHGLIVVVDNTFASPMLQRPLELGADLVLHSATKYLNGHSDMVGGMVVVGDNADLAEQMAFLQNSVGGVQGPFDSFLALRGLKTLPLRMKAHCANALALAQWLDKHPAVEKVIYPGLPSHPQHELAGKQMAGYGGIVSIVLKGGFEAAKRFCENTKLFTLAESLGGVESLVNHPAVMTHASIPVARREQLGISDALVRLSVGVEELGDLQVDLERALSAGNR, from the coding sequence ATGTCCAACGCTACTTCCCAGGATCGCGCCCTGGCCCTGGCTACCCTGGCCATCCATGGCGGCCAGTCGCCGGACCCCAGCACCGGCGCAGTGATGCCGCCGATCTACGCCACCTCCACCTACGCCCAGTCCAGCCCGGGCGAGCACCAGGGCTTCGAGTACTCGCGTACGCACAACCCGACCCGCTTCGCCTATGAGCGGTGCGTGGCGTCGCTGGAAGGCGGCACCCGCGGCTTTGCCTTCGCCTCGGGCATGGCGGCCAGCTCGACCGTGATCGAACTGCTGGACGCCGGCAGCCACGTGGTGGCGATGGACGACATCTACGGCGGCAGCTTCCGCCTGTTCGAGCGCGTGCGTCGCCGCACCGCCGGTCTGGATTTCAGCTTCGTCGACCTGACCGATCTGGCGGCCTTCGAAGCGGCCATCACGCCGAAGACGAAGATGGTGTGGATCGAGACCCCGACCAACCCGATGCTGAAGATCGTGGACATCGCCGCGGTGACCGCCATTGCCAAGCGCCATGGCCTGATCGTAGTGGTCGACAACACCTTCGCCTCGCCGATGCTGCAGCGTCCGCTGGAACTGGGCGCCGACCTGGTGCTGCATTCGGCCACCAAGTACCTCAACGGCCACTCGGACATGGTCGGCGGCATGGTGGTGGTTGGCGACAACGCCGATCTGGCCGAACAGATGGCCTTCCTGCAGAACTCGGTGGGGGGCGTGCAGGGCCCGTTCGACAGCTTCCTGGCCCTGCGTGGCCTGAAGACCCTGCCGCTGCGCATGAAGGCGCACTGCGCCAACGCGCTGGCACTGGCGCAGTGGCTGGACAAGCACCCGGCGGTGGAGAAGGTGATCTACCCGGGCCTGCCGTCGCACCCGCAGCACGAGCTGGCCGGCAAGCAGATGGCCGGCTACGGCGGCATCGTTTCGATCGTGCTCAAGGGCGGTTTCGAAGCGGCCAAGCGTTTCTGCGAGAACACCAAGCTGTTCACCCTGGCCGAGTCGCTGGGCGGCGTGGAAAGCCTGGTCAATCATCCGGCGGTGATGACCCATGCCTCCATTCCGGTCGCGCGCCGCGAGCAGCTGGGCATCAGCGATGCGCTGGTGCGCCTGAGCGTGGGCGTGGAAGAACTGGGTGATCTTCAGGTGGATCTGGAACGCGCACTGTCGGCAGGGAACCGCTGA
- a CDS encoding pyridoxal-phosphate dependent enzyme — MPIHSSVLELIGQTPIVKAQRLDTGVCELYLKLESANPGGSIKDRIGLSMIEAAEQRGELKPGATLVEGTAGNTGLGLALVAQQKGYKLILVVPDKMSREKIFNLKAMGAEVRLTRSDVAKGHPEYYQDLAKTIAEQTPGAYFINQFGNPDNPAAHEFGTGPEILEQMGGDLDAIVFGCGSSGTMTGLSRAFARLSPKTELVLADPVGSILAEYINDGVLNDKSGSWLVEGIGEDFLPSISDFSRVKKAYAISDAESFHTARELLGKEGILGGSSTGTLLAAALKYCREQTTPKKVLVLVCDTGNKYLSKMYNDYWMLDNGFLQRPQHGDLRDLILRPYGQRDTVVIGPNDLLTTAYQRMKLYDVSQLPVMDGDQLVGIVDESDVLLHVYGDEARFRDTVATAMVSKLDRLDVKSPIEALLPVFDRGQVAIVMDGDAFLGLITRIDLLNYLRRRVQ, encoded by the coding sequence ATGCCCATCCATTCCTCCGTCCTCGAACTCATCGGCCAGACCCCGATCGTCAAGGCCCAGCGCCTGGATACCGGTGTCTGCGAGCTCTACCTGAAGCTCGAAAGCGCCAACCCGGGCGGATCGATCAAGGATCGTATCGGCCTGTCGATGATCGAAGCGGCGGAGCAGCGCGGCGAGCTGAAGCCCGGTGCCACCCTGGTGGAGGGCACCGCCGGCAACACCGGCCTGGGCCTGGCGCTGGTGGCCCAGCAGAAGGGCTATAAGCTGATCCTGGTTGTTCCCGACAAAATGAGCCGGGAAAAGATCTTCAACCTGAAGGCGATGGGTGCCGAGGTGCGCCTGACCCGTTCAGACGTGGCCAAGGGCCACCCGGAGTACTACCAGGACCTGGCCAAGACCATCGCCGAGCAGACCCCGGGCGCGTACTTCATCAACCAGTTCGGCAACCCGGACAATCCGGCTGCGCACGAATTCGGCACCGGCCCGGAAATCCTGGAGCAGATGGGCGGCGATCTCGACGCCATCGTATTCGGCTGTGGCAGCTCGGGCACCATGACCGGCCTGTCGCGGGCCTTCGCCAGGCTGTCGCCGAAGACCGAACTGGTGCTGGCCGACCCGGTGGGCTCGATCCTGGCCGAGTACATCAACGACGGCGTGCTCAACGACAAGTCGGGCAGCTGGCTGGTGGAAGGCATCGGCGAGGACTTCCTGCCGTCGATCTCCGACTTCAGCCGTGTCAAGAAGGCTTATGCCATCAGCGATGCCGAGAGCTTCCACACCGCGCGCGAGCTGCTGGGCAAGGAAGGCATCCTCGGCGGTTCGTCCACCGGCACCCTGCTGGCCGCGGCGCTGAAGTACTGCCGCGAGCAGACCACGCCGAAGAAGGTGCTGGTGCTGGTCTGCGATACCGGCAACAAGTACCTGTCCAAGATGTACAACGACTACTGGATGCTGGACAACGGCTTCCTGCAGCGCCCACAGCATGGCGACCTGCGCGACCTGATCCTGCGCCCGTACGGCCAGCGCGACACGGTGGTGATCGGCCCGAACGATCTGCTGACCACCGCCTACCAGCGCATGAAGCTGTACGACGTGTCGCAGCTGCCGGTGATGGACGGCGACCAGCTGGTCGGCATCGTCGATGAAAGCGACGTGCTGCTGCATGTCTATGGCGACGAAGCGCGCTTCCGCGACACCGTGGCCACTGCGATGGTCAGCAAGCTGGACCGGCTGGACGTCAAATCGCCGATCGAAGCGTTGCTGCCGGTGTTCGACCGTGGGCAGGTGGCAATTGTGATGGACGGCGACGCCTTCCTGGGCCTGATCACCCGCATCGACCTGCTGAACTATTTGCGCCGTCGCGTGCAGTAA
- a CDS encoding YdcH family protein yields the protein MFEDQPQSEIDARRARDPEFRALHDQHRKLNKKCMDAELGVLPIDDVTLGRMKREKLLAKQRLLRMYATPLSAPSPTL from the coding sequence ATGTTTGAAGATCAGCCCCAGAGCGAGATCGACGCACGTCGTGCGCGGGATCCGGAGTTCAGGGCACTCCATGACCAGCACCGCAAGTTGAACAAGAAGTGCATGGATGCGGAGTTGGGTGTACTCCCGATCGATGATGTCACCCTGGGTCGCATGAAGCGCGAGAAGCTGCTGGCCAAGCAACGACTTCTGCGAATGTACGCAACACCGCTCTCAGCACCCTCCCCCACGCTTTGA
- a CDS encoding DUF4398 domain-containing protein codes for MRHVLYVMAFAFALSAPAWAQDAALELAQARQAVDKATQADADQYAPDLIGLARQGLEQAQRAAADRRERKNAPAMALRAAADADLARVRSEEATATAQLQLRRNEVNQLQRQLSTGEGRR; via the coding sequence ATGCGCCATGTCCTGTATGTGATGGCGTTTGCATTCGCACTGTCTGCCCCCGCCTGGGCGCAGGACGCCGCCCTGGAACTGGCGCAGGCCCGGCAGGCGGTGGACAAGGCCACCCAGGCCGATGCCGACCAGTACGCCCCGGACCTGATCGGCCTGGCCCGCCAGGGCCTGGAGCAGGCCCAGCGTGCCGCCGCCGACCGCCGCGAGCGCAAGAACGCCCCGGCGATGGCCCTGCGTGCCGCTGCCGACGCCGACCTGGCGCGTGTGCGCAGCGAGGAAGCCACGGCCACCGCCCAGCTGCAGCTGCGCCGCAACGAGGTCAACCAGCTGCAGCGCCAGCTGTCGACCGGGGAGGGCCGCCGATGA
- a CDS encoding PilT/PilU family type 4a pilus ATPase has protein sequence MDIGYFLKLMTEKNASDMFLTTGAPVYIKIEGKLYPLGNTGLPPGMVKKIAYSLMDEGQVPQFERELELNMAIALPDAGRFRVNVFKQRGEVGMVIRAIRSRIPSIEELNLPQVLKDVIMTPRGLVLVVGSTGSGKSTSLASMIDHRNSTTTGHILTIEDPIEYLHKHKMSIVNQREVGLDTHAFHNALKNAMREAPDVILIGEILDAETMEAAIAFAETGHLCLATLHSNNADQTIERILNFFPESAHKNVLMNLALNLRAVISQRLVKNKEGRRLPATEVLINTPMIRDLLRRGQVHEIKAAMEGSLEEGMESFDQCLFRLAKSGVIEQEEALRAADSRDGLALKFRLSEGSSGEHDPYADFSSPTQPTITHGF, from the coding sequence ATGGATATCGGCTACTTCCTGAAGCTGATGACCGAAAAGAACGCTTCGGACATGTTCCTGACCACCGGGGCACCGGTCTATATCAAGATCGAGGGGAAGCTTTATCCGCTGGGCAACACCGGCCTGCCGCCGGGCATGGTCAAGAAGATCGCCTACTCGCTGATGGACGAAGGCCAGGTGCCGCAGTTCGAGCGCGAGCTGGAACTGAACATGGCCATTGCCCTGCCCGATGCCGGGCGCTTCCGCGTCAACGTGTTCAAGCAGCGCGGCGAGGTCGGCATGGTCATCCGCGCCATCCGCAGCCGCATCCCCAGCATCGAGGAGCTGAACCTGCCGCAGGTGCTGAAGGACGTCATCATGACTCCGCGTGGGCTGGTGCTGGTGGTGGGGTCCACCGGCTCGGGCAAGTCCACCTCGCTGGCGTCGATGATCGACCACCGCAACAGCACCACCACCGGTCACATCCTCACCATCGAGGACCCGATCGAGTACCTGCACAAGCACAAGATGTCGATCGTCAACCAGCGCGAGGTCGGGCTGGATACCCATGCTTTCCACAACGCGCTGAAGAACGCGATGCGCGAAGCGCCGGACGTGATCCTGATCGGCGAGATCCTGGACGCGGAAACGATGGAGGCGGCGATCGCCTTCGCCGAGACCGGCCACCTGTGCCTGGCCACCCTGCACTCCAACAACGCCGACCAGACCATCGAGCGCATCCTCAACTTCTTCCCGGAAAGCGCGCACAAGAACGTGCTGATGAACCTGGCGCTGAACCTGCGTGCGGTGATCAGCCAGCGCCTGGTGAAGAACAAGGAAGGCCGTCGCCTGCCGGCCACCGAGGTGCTGATCAACACGCCGATGATCCGCGACCTGCTGCGCCGCGGCCAGGTGCACGAGATCAAGGCGGCGATGGAAGGTTCACTGGAGGAAGGCATGGAGAGCTTCGACCAGTGCCTGTTCCGGCTGGCCAAGAGCGGCGTGATCGAGCAGGAAGAAGCGCTGCGTGCAGCCGATTCGCGCGATGGCCTGGCGCTGAAGTTCCGCCTGTCCGAAGGCAGCAGCGGCGAGCACGATCCGTACGCGGATTTCTCCTCGCCAACCCAGCCCACCATCACCCACGGCTTCTGA
- a CDS encoding putative DNA modification/repair radical SAM protein has protein sequence METIRKLAILADAAKYDASCASSGSGKRDSLASGGIGSTEGMGICHSYTPDGRCVSLLKILLTNFCVYDCAYCVNRVSSNVARARFSVDEVVALTLDFYKRNYIEGLFLSSGIIRNADYTMEQMVEVARRLREEHRFAGYIHLKTIPEASPELLASAGRHADRLSINVELPTEAGLSTLAPEKTVQSIRGAMGELRWRIEEAQEARKAAPALAPAVTRSARPKPPRFAPAGQSTQMIVGADGASDQQILTSADSLYGNYRMRRVYYSAFSPIPDASRQLPLHAPPLQREHRLYQADWLLRFYGYGVDEITDTTQGGMLDLDIDPKMAWAIRHPERFPVDLNRAPKEMLLRVPGLGVRNAKRVLMARRHGRLRVADIARLKAPMSKLLPFVLLADHHPRKALDDPAALRAQLAPPPRQGSLFDAPPAT, from the coding sequence ATGGAAACCATCCGCAAGCTGGCCATTCTGGCCGATGCCGCCAAGTACGACGCCTCCTGCGCCTCCAGTGGCTCGGGAAAGCGCGATTCGCTTGCCAGCGGTGGCATCGGCAGCACCGAGGGCATGGGCATCTGTCACAGCTATACGCCGGACGGCCGCTGCGTATCACTGCTGAAGATCCTGCTGACCAACTTCTGCGTCTACGACTGTGCCTATTGCGTCAATCGCGTGTCCAGCAATGTGGCCCGCGCGCGTTTCAGTGTGGACGAGGTGGTTGCGCTGACCCTGGATTTCTACAAGCGCAACTACATCGAAGGTCTGTTCCTCTCCAGCGGCATCATCCGCAATGCGGACTACACGATGGAGCAGATGGTGGAGGTCGCCCGGCGCCTGCGCGAGGAACACCGCTTTGCCGGCTACATCCACCTCAAGACCATTCCCGAAGCGTCGCCGGAACTGCTGGCCAGCGCCGGCCGCCACGCCGACCGCCTGTCGATCAATGTGGAACTGCCCACCGAGGCCGGGCTGAGCACACTGGCGCCGGAGAAGACCGTCCAGTCGATCCGCGGCGCAATGGGTGAGCTGCGCTGGCGCATCGAGGAAGCCCAGGAAGCACGCAAGGCCGCGCCCGCGCTGGCGCCGGCCGTCACCCGCAGCGCGCGGCCGAAGCCACCCCGTTTCGCACCAGCAGGCCAGAGCACGCAGATGATCGTGGGCGCCGATGGCGCCAGTGACCAGCAGATCCTGACCAGCGCCGACAGCCTGTACGGCAACTACCGCATGCGCCGGGTCTACTACTCCGCGTTCAGTCCGATTCCCGATGCCAGCCGGCAACTGCCACTACACGCCCCACCCCTGCAGCGCGAGCACCGGCTGTACCAGGCCGACTGGCTGTTGCGCTTCTATGGTTACGGCGTGGACGAGATCACCGACACCACGCAGGGCGGAATGCTCGATCTGGATATCGATCCGAAGATGGCCTGGGCGATCCGCCATCCCGAACGCTTTCCGGTCGATCTGAACCGTGCACCGAAGGAAATGCTGCTGCGGGTGCCTGGTCTGGGCGTGCGCAATGCAAAGCGCGTGCTGATGGCGCGCCGCCACGGGCGCCTGCGGGTGGCCGACATCGCCCGCCTGAAGGCACCGATGAGCAAGCTGCTGCCGTTCGTGCTGCTGGCCGACCATCACCCGCGCAAGGCACTGGATGACCCGGCCGCGCTGCGCGCGCAACTGGCCCCGCCTCCACGCCAGGGATCGCTGTTCGATGCGCCGCCGGCAACCTGA
- a CDS encoding UdgX family uracil-DNA binding protein (This protein belongs to the uracil DNA glycosylase superfamily, members of which act in excision repair of DNA. However, it belongs more specifically to UdgX branch, whose founding member was found to bind uracil in DNA (where it does not belong), without cleaving it, appears to promote DNA repair by a pathway involving RecA, rather than base excision.), with protein sequence MRRRQPDAPRWSQRVDPAWSLQAWRDGARDALLRGVRPEQLDWLDGSEASLLDAPPVQQAPVPAHATVPGVPREFLELAATCLCYSEPQRLSLLYRLLWRITHGERAVLTNPADADVLRAMALAQAVRRDTHKMKAFVRFREVPGQPEAFIAWFEPQHHIVDRVAPFFARRFTGMRWAILTPSRSVAWDGQALAFGPGARREDAPAEDAREALWQTYYASIFNPARLNTRMMMQEMPARYWRHLPEAQLLPRLVRDAGDRVQEMHDRPAQAPQRRIPIRENAATATTDTGSLQTLQQQASACRQCPLWETATQTVFGQGPADARVMLIGEQPGDTEDLRGQPFAGPAGQLLDRALAELGIDRATLYLTNAVKHFHHERRGRTRLHKRPESRHIQACRPWLMGEIARVRPQVIVCLGATAAASVFGRDFNLSRDRGRWRTLEDGTRGYATVHPAWVLRQSDGARREQAYALFRDDLRQMLRGDGESAGHAAALPRAGDR encoded by the coding sequence ATGCGCCGCCGGCAACCTGACGCGCCGCGCTGGTCACAACGGGTGGACCCGGCCTGGTCGCTGCAGGCCTGGCGCGACGGTGCGCGTGATGCGCTGCTGCGTGGCGTGCGGCCCGAACAGCTGGATTGGCTCGATGGCAGCGAAGCCTCACTGCTGGATGCGCCGCCGGTGCAGCAGGCACCGGTGCCGGCACACGCAACCGTTCCCGGCGTCCCGCGCGAATTCCTGGAACTGGCCGCCACCTGCCTGTGCTACAGCGAACCGCAGCGCCTGTCGCTGCTGTACCGGCTGCTGTGGCGCATCACCCATGGCGAACGCGCGGTGCTGACCAATCCCGCCGATGCCGATGTGCTGCGTGCGATGGCGCTGGCCCAGGCCGTGCGCCGTGACACGCACAAGATGAAGGCCTTCGTGCGCTTCCGCGAGGTACCCGGCCAACCCGAGGCGTTCATCGCGTGGTTCGAACCACAGCATCACATCGTCGATCGGGTGGCGCCCTTCTTCGCCCGCCGCTTCACTGGCATGCGCTGGGCGATCCTGACGCCGTCGCGCAGCGTGGCATGGGACGGACAGGCGCTGGCGTTCGGCCCGGGTGCACGGCGTGAGGATGCCCCGGCCGAGGATGCACGCGAGGCCCTGTGGCAGACCTATTACGCCAGCATCTTCAATCCGGCCCGGCTCAATACCCGGATGATGATGCAGGAGATGCCGGCCCGGTACTGGCGCCACCTGCCCGAGGCGCAGCTGCTGCCGCGCCTGGTGCGCGATGCGGGCGATCGCGTGCAGGAAATGCATGATCGGCCCGCGCAGGCACCCCAGCGCCGGATTCCCATTCGTGAAAACGCGGCGACAGCGACCACCGATACCGGCAGCCTGCAGACGCTTCAGCAGCAGGCCAGCGCCTGCCGCCAGTGCCCGCTATGGGAGACCGCCACGCAGACGGTGTTCGGTCAGGGGCCGGCCGATGCGCGGGTGATGCTGATCGGCGAGCAACCCGGTGATACCGAGGATCTGCGTGGCCAGCCGTTCGCCGGCCCGGCCGGCCAGCTGCTGGACCGCGCACTGGCCGAGCTGGGCATTGATCGCGCCACGCTGTACCTGACCAATGCGGTAAAGCACTTCCACCATGAGCGCCGCGGCAGGACCCGGCTGCACAAGCGTCCGGAAAGCCGCCATATCCAGGCCTGCCGGCCGTGGCTGATGGGCGAGATCGCACGGGTGCGGCCACAGGTCATCGTCTGCCTGGGCGCAACCGCGGCAGCCTCGGTATTTGGCCGTGACTTCAATCTGTCGCGCGACCGTGGACGCTGGCGCACGCTGGAGGACGGCACCCGCGGCTACGCCACCGTGCACCCGGCGTGGGTGCTGCGGCAAAGCGACGGCGCGCGACGCGAACAGGCCTATGCGCTGTTCCGCGATGACCTTCGGCAGATGCTGCGAGGGGATGGGGAATCCGCCGGGCATGCCGCGGCGCTACCACGGGCCGGGGACCGGTAG
- the maiA gene encoding maleylacetoacetate isomerase yields the protein MDILVDDGIVLYTYWRSSAAYRVRIGLELKGLAWEARPVHLVREGGEQHLHAYRALNPQQLVPTLLHEGHTLAQSLAILEYLDERFPQVPLLPADAAGRARVRALAQLVACDIHPINNLRVMQYLERDLQLPADARTQWTLHWIAEGFAAMEAMLANSRDTGTFCHGDRPGLADLCLLPQLYNAHRFGLDLAPYPTLRRIEASCQALDAFDRARPENQPDAA from the coding sequence ATGGACATCCTGGTTGACGACGGCATCGTGCTGTACACCTACTGGCGATCCAGCGCCGCCTACCGCGTGCGCATCGGCCTGGAGCTGAAGGGCCTGGCCTGGGAAGCGCGGCCGGTGCACCTGGTGCGCGAGGGCGGCGAGCAGCATCTGCACGCCTATCGCGCGCTCAACCCGCAGCAGCTGGTGCCGACCCTGCTGCATGAGGGACACACGCTGGCCCAGTCGCTGGCGATCCTGGAATACCTGGACGAGCGCTTCCCGCAGGTGCCGCTGCTGCCGGCCGACGCTGCCGGCCGCGCACGGGTGCGGGCGCTGGCGCAACTGGTGGCCTGCGATATCCATCCGATCAACAACCTGCGGGTGATGCAGTACCTGGAGCGTGACCTGCAGCTGCCGGCCGACGCCCGCACGCAGTGGACCCTGCACTGGATCGCCGAAGGCTTTGCCGCGATGGAAGCGATGCTGGCCAACAGCCGCGACACCGGCACCTTCTGCCATGGCGACCGCCCCGGCCTAGCCGACCTTTGCCTGCTGCCGCAGCTGTACAACGCCCACCGCTTCGGCCTGGATCTGGCGCCGTACCCGACCCTGCGCCGTATCGAAGCGTCCTGCCAGGCGCTGGACGCCTTCGATCGCGCGCGCCCGGAAAACCAGCCCGACGCCGCCTGA